A portion of the Musa acuminata AAA Group cultivar baxijiao chromosome BXJ1-1, Cavendish_Baxijiao_AAA, whole genome shotgun sequence genome contains these proteins:
- the LOC135676668 gene encoding arogenate dehydratase 1-like, translated as MYMSPMAAVMLSSAPRHVLSPIFPPPDNHVPPPTALPKRGPAFRRLPSAVLRSAIRSIYVPESTSAAPFPGALGSSRSDWQTNCAILASKAASNSSSSSSSGGDNAGAASNEPRSSNDGNHYHLASPTPVNGLKQNSATLDLVPVANLPRPLSISDLSPSPKHGSSVRVAYQGVPGAYSEAAAGKAYPNCEAIPCDQFEVAFQAVELWIADRAVLPVENSLGGSIHRNYDLLLRHRLHIVGEVQLPVHHCLLALPGVRKEQLTRVISHPQALSQCELTLTGMGLNVAREAFDDTAGAAEYVANNGLRDTAAIASARAAELYKLQVLADGIQDDSGNVTRFVMLAREPIIPRTDRPFKTSIVFAHDREGTSVLFKVLSAFAFRDISLTKIESRPHRHRPLRLVDDANVGTAKHFEYMFYVDFEASMAETRAQKALAEVQEYTSFLRVLGSYPMDMTPWDASSSPSPPTPPSSS; from the coding sequence ATGTATATGTCACCGATGGCGGCGGTCATGCTTTCCTCTGCGCCAAGGCATGTGCTCAGCCCCATTTTCCCGCCGCCGGACAACCATGTCCCGCCTCCTACGGCGCTCCCCAAGCGAGGACCAGCCTTCCGGCGGCTCCCCTCCGCCGTTCTCCGCTCGGCCATCCGATCGATCTACGTGCCAGAATCCACCTCTGCCGCCCCCTTCCCCGGCGCCCTCGGCTCCAGCCGCTCCGACTGGCAGACCAATTGCGCCATCCTCGCCAGCAAGGCGGCGTCtaactcctcttcttcttcatcctccgGAGGAGACAACGCCGGCGCGGCATCTAATGAACCCAGAAGCAGCAACGATGGTAACCACTACCATCTGGCGAGTCCTACTCCCGTCAACGGCCTGAAGCAAAACTCGGCGACGCTGGACTTGGTGCCGGTGGCCAACCTCCCGCGGCCCCTCTCCATCTCCGACCTCTCGCCCTCCCCGAAGCACGGGTCCAGCGTCCGCGTGGCGTACCAGGGCGTGCCGGGGGCCTACAGCGAAGCGGCGGCCGGAAAGGCCTACCCTAACTGCGAAGCCATCCCTTGCGACCAGTTCGAGGTGGCCTTCCAGGCGGTGGAACTCTGGATCGCGGACCGCGCCGTCCTCCCCGTGGAGAACTCCCTGGGCGGCAGCATCCACCGCAACTACGACCTCCTCCTGCGGCACCGGCTCCACATCGTGGGTGAGGTTCAGCTCCCTGTTCACCACTGCCTCCTCGCCCTCCCGGGCGTTCGCAAGGAGCAGCTGACCCGGGTGATCAGCCACCCTCAGGCGCTTTCCCAGTGCGAGCTGACGCTGACCGGGATGGGACTCAACGTGGCGCGGGAGGCCTTCGACGACACGGCAGGCGCCGCCGAGTACGTGGCCAACAACGGCCTCCGGGACACGGCGGCCATCGCGTCGGCGCGGGCGGCGGAGCTGTACAAACTGCAGGTGTTGGCGGACGGCATCCAAGACGACAGCGGCAACGTGACGCGGTTCGTGATGCTGGCGCGGGAGCCCATCATTCCGCGCACCGACCGGCCCTTCAAGACCAGCATCGTGTTCGCCCACGACCGGGAGGGCACCTCCGTCCTCTTCAAGGTGCTCTCCGCCTTCGCCTTCCGGGACATCAGCCTGACCAAGATCGAAAGCCGGCCGCACCGCCACCGGCCGCTGCGCCTGGTGGACGACGCCAACGTGGGCACCGCCAAGCACTTCGAGTACATGTTCTACGTCGACTTCGAAGCGTCCATGGCGGAGACCCGCGCCCAGAAAGCCCTCGCCGAGGTCCAGGAGTACACCTCCTTCCTCCGCGTGCTCGGCAGCTACCCGATGGATATGACTCCCTGGGACGCATCCTCCTCGCCGTCCCCGCCGACGCCTCCCTCCTCGTCGTAG